In Gemmata obscuriglobus, a single genomic region encodes these proteins:
- a CDS encoding TolB family protein has product MRRCVPLFLATLVCAPGTVSRARGDENAPVRLTKDGSFKQNVQWSPDGKTLLLTRIHEGKMALWIMPAAGGEMKRLLPGHTEPHFDGHYSPDGTRIVYVYDKLEGTDGKLRIDVCAADGSDNQTLIPHKAFEESPRFSPDGKTVLWVSTRNKNPDLYAVTAGGKGERRLTNDPAYDLHPAWSPDGKRVAFASGRSGRQKIHVMSADGTGVQKLTDGEFLDSWPVWHPDGERIAFASNRSGNYDIWLMTADGKALRNLTGHKAQDTSPAWAPDGKKLAFVSTRGGGSDIYVLDVK; this is encoded by the coding sequence ATGCGCCGGTGTGTGCCCCTGTTCCTCGCGACCCTTGTGTGCGCGCCCGGGACCGTGTCCCGGGCGCGAGGCGACGAGAACGCCCCGGTGCGTCTGACCAAGGACGGGAGCTTCAAGCAGAACGTGCAGTGGTCCCCGGACGGGAAAACCCTGCTGCTCACGCGCATCCACGAAGGGAAAATGGCCCTCTGGATCATGCCCGCCGCGGGCGGCGAAATGAAGCGCCTGCTCCCCGGGCACACCGAGCCGCACTTCGACGGCCACTACTCGCCCGACGGCACGCGCATCGTTTACGTGTACGACAAGCTCGAAGGCACCGACGGCAAGCTCCGGATCGACGTGTGCGCCGCGGACGGGAGCGACAACCAGACCCTCATCCCGCACAAGGCGTTCGAGGAGTCGCCGCGGTTCTCGCCCGACGGAAAAACGGTGCTGTGGGTCTCGACGCGGAACAAGAACCCCGACCTGTACGCCGTCACAGCCGGGGGCAAGGGCGAGAGGCGGCTCACCAACGACCCCGCTTACGACCTGCACCCCGCGTGGTCCCCGGACGGGAAACGGGTCGCGTTCGCCAGCGGGCGCAGCGGGCGACAGAAGATCCACGTCATGAGCGCGGACGGCACCGGCGTGCAGAAGCTGACGGACGGCGAGTTCCTCGACTCGTGGCCGGTGTGGCACCCGGACGGCGAGCGAATCGCGTTCGCTTCCAACCGCTCCGGCAACTACGACATTTGGCTGATGACGGCCGATGGCAAAGCGTTGCGGAACCTGACCGGTCACAAGGCGCAGGACACGTCGCCCGCGTGGGCGCCCGACGGGAAGAAGCTGGCGTTCGTGTCCACCCGCGGCGGCGGGAGCGACATCTACGTTCTGGACGTGAAGTAG
- a CDS encoding AAA family ATPase — MAKSKTSAKKKRKASAPPLLARLRKHFGTDPSKLPVVEQTFPNYDRANLHLTLDELLRESAPAAALVGVLAERYAGLSLAKLTHKETAKNFQAGPVQYVDVQLADEQKLACVKQGLYTFHSEGRPLALLVADEDTYRSDKGLDVAVLAPDREAAERFTRRLAAGVRHGAAFRGKVLSVEQDCSGAATVRFHRLPNVNRESVILPEELLARIERQTMGLSRHAARLKAAGRHLKRGILLHGKPGTGKTLSAMYLAAQMPGRTVLVITGGAVGSIETACALARLLEPATLILEDVDLIGAERGQQSVGANSVLFELLNQMDGLGEDADVLFVLTTNRPDYLEPALAARPGRVDLAIEVPLPDEACRARLFDLYSKGLVLQFADPGVWVRRTKGVSAAFIRELLRKAAVLSAESASAGPALTVTDRHIEGALAELLVAGGPMTRSLLGFAGTAE, encoded by the coding sequence ATGGCAAAATCGAAGACGTCAGCGAAGAAGAAGAGGAAGGCTAGCGCTCCGCCCCTGCTCGCAAGGCTCCGCAAGCACTTCGGAACCGACCCGTCCAAACTGCCCGTCGTCGAACAGACGTTTCCGAACTACGACCGCGCCAACCTGCACCTCACGCTCGACGAGTTGCTCCGTGAGTCCGCGCCGGCGGCGGCGCTCGTCGGGGTGCTCGCGGAGCGGTACGCCGGTCTGTCGCTCGCGAAACTGACCCACAAGGAGACGGCCAAGAACTTTCAAGCCGGGCCGGTCCAGTACGTGGACGTGCAACTGGCCGACGAGCAGAAGCTGGCGTGCGTCAAGCAAGGGCTGTACACGTTCCACTCCGAGGGCCGGCCGCTGGCGCTCCTCGTGGCCGACGAGGACACGTACCGGTCGGACAAGGGGCTGGATGTCGCGGTACTGGCCCCGGACCGCGAGGCCGCCGAGCGGTTCACCCGCAGGCTCGCCGCCGGGGTGCGGCACGGCGCCGCGTTCCGCGGCAAGGTGCTGTCGGTCGAGCAAGATTGCTCCGGGGCCGCAACCGTGCGGTTCCACCGGCTGCCGAACGTGAACCGCGAGTCGGTGATCCTGCCCGAAGAGCTGCTGGCCCGCATCGAGCGCCAAACGATGGGCCTGAGCCGGCACGCGGCCCGGCTCAAGGCCGCCGGCCGGCACCTGAAGCGCGGGATCCTGCTGCACGGCAAGCCCGGGACCGGCAAGACGCTGTCCGCCATGTACCTTGCCGCCCAGATGCCCGGGCGCACGGTGCTGGTCATCACCGGCGGGGCGGTCGGCTCGATCGAGACCGCTTGCGCGCTCGCCCGGCTGCTCGAGCCGGCCACCCTCATCCTCGAGGACGTGGACCTGATCGGCGCCGAGCGCGGGCAGCAGTCCGTCGGGGCGAACTCGGTCCTGTTCGAACTGCTGAACCAGATGGACGGGCTGGGCGAGGACGCCGACGTGCTGTTCGTGCTGACCACCAACCGGCCCGACTACCTGGAACCGGCACTGGCCGCGCGCCCCGGCCGCGTGGACCTCGCCATTGAGGTGCCGCTGCCGGACGAGGCGTGCCGCGCGCGCCTGTTCGACCTCTACAGCAAGGGGCTGGTGCTCCAGTTCGCCGATCCGGGCGTGTGGGTGCGGCGCACCAAAGGGGTGAGCGCGGCGTTCATCCGCGAACTGCTCCGCAAGGCCGCGGTGCTGTCCGCAGAATCGGCCAGCGCCGGGCCGGCGCTGACCGTCACCGACCGGCACATTGAGGGCGCGTTGGCCGAGCTTTTGGTGGCCGGCGGGCCGATGACGCGGTCGCTGCTCGGGTTCGCCGGGACCGCGGAGTGA
- a CDS encoding DUF1501 domain-containing protein, which produces MLLIGRRPTRTCSSFDRRAFLQVGASSVLGLSLADLLRARAAGAEAGGRAKAVILLWLWGGPSQLDTFDPKPHAQLEYRGPFGTTPTRVPGVRFCELFPQLARQTDKLSVIRTLTTPSNDHGIAGTVGLTGSAAGGTGLDGKPLAGAPRPALGSVVAKALAGAGHRSAVHPFFVVGGKLHQGKKAIIGEGGGPLGAAWDPFRLEYDPVSGTKVPALQLPKELTPERMGDRQRLLAALGAADRRATELGAAGALDAYRGRALEMLTSARAAEGFDLSKETDATRDAYGRTRFGQSCLLARRLVEAGVPFVQVNWSDHVEAEEDSGDGGWDHHYRNFQIMQDRHAPWLDQAMSALLTELHDRRMLESTLVLAVGEFGRDPRINDKAGRDHWPGCYSALVAGGGVRGGRFVGTSDARAAKPADTPLSPVDLNATVLNQIGLTSEQLTGLGLAPVGRVIEELL; this is translated from the coding sequence ATGCTCCTGATCGGCCGGCGCCCCACGCGCACCTGCTCCAGCTTCGACCGCCGCGCGTTCCTTCAGGTCGGGGCGTCGTCCGTCCTGGGACTGTCGCTCGCCGACCTGCTCCGCGCCCGCGCGGCCGGGGCGGAGGCCGGCGGGCGGGCGAAAGCGGTCATCCTGCTGTGGCTCTGGGGCGGCCCGAGCCAGCTCGACACGTTCGACCCCAAGCCGCACGCGCAGCTCGAGTACCGCGGGCCGTTCGGCACCACCCCGACGCGCGTTCCGGGCGTCCGGTTCTGCGAGCTGTTCCCGCAACTCGCCCGGCAGACCGACAAGCTGTCGGTGATCCGCACCCTCACGACCCCGTCGAACGACCACGGCATCGCGGGCACCGTCGGCCTGACCGGCAGCGCCGCCGGCGGGACCGGGCTGGACGGCAAGCCGCTCGCCGGGGCGCCCCGCCCCGCGCTCGGCTCCGTCGTGGCGAAGGCGCTGGCCGGCGCGGGGCACCGGTCGGCCGTTCACCCGTTCTTCGTGGTCGGCGGGAAGCTGCATCAGGGGAAGAAGGCGATCATCGGCGAGGGCGGCGGCCCCCTCGGGGCGGCGTGGGACCCGTTCCGGCTCGAGTACGACCCGGTGAGCGGCACCAAGGTGCCCGCGTTACAGCTCCCGAAGGAGCTGACGCCGGAGCGCATGGGCGACCGGCAACGGCTCCTCGCCGCCCTCGGCGCCGCCGACCGACGGGCGACCGAACTCGGCGCCGCGGGCGCGCTCGACGCCTACCGCGGGCGGGCGCTCGAGATGCTGACCTCCGCCCGCGCGGCCGAGGGCTTCGACCTGTCGAAGGAGACGGACGCGACCCGCGACGCCTACGGCCGCACCCGGTTCGGGCAGTCGTGCCTGCTCGCCCGGCGCCTGGTCGAGGCCGGGGTGCCGTTCGTCCAGGTGAACTGGTCCGACCACGTCGAGGCCGAAGAGGACAGCGGCGACGGCGGCTGGGACCACCACTACCGCAACTTCCAGATCATGCAGGACCGGCACGCCCCGTGGCTCGATCAGGCCATGAGCGCCCTTCTGACCGAGTTGCACGACCGCCGGATGCTGGAGAGCACGCTGGTGCTGGCGGTGGGCGAGTTCGGGCGCGACCCGCGGATCAACGATAAGGCCGGGCGCGACCACTGGCCCGGGTGCTACTCGGCGCTCGTCGCGGGCGGCGGGGTGCGGGGCGGGCGGTTCGTGGGCACCTCCGACGCCCGCGCCGCGAAGCCGGCCGACACCCCCCTCTCGCCGGTGGACCTGAACGCCACCGTGCTGAACCAGATCGGCCTCACGAGCGAGCAGCTCACCGGGCTGGGGCTCGCGCCCGTCGGGCGCGTGATCGAGGAACTGCTTTGA
- the sucD gene encoding succinate--CoA ligase subunit alpha has product MSILVDKSTRVICQGITGKHGAFHTDQCLLYGTQFVGGTKPGAGGTTWKGDKSGKELPVFNTVADAVKATGATASMIFVPPAGAAAAIIEAADAGIQLIVAITEGIPVLDMAKAKRYLKTKPGVRLVGPNCPGVITPGQCKIGIMPGHIHKPCGPGEKGIGVISRSGTLTYEAVFQLTALGLPQSTCVGIGGDPVIGTNQIELLEMFEKDEGTSAILMIGEIGGTAEEAAAAYAAKNVTKPLAAFIAGQTAPPGRRMGHAGAIVSGGSGKAEDKIAALEAAGFVVAPTPADLGAAVQQAIAKKK; this is encoded by the coding sequence ATGAGCATCCTCGTCGACAAGTCCACCCGCGTGATCTGCCAGGGCATCACCGGCAAGCACGGGGCGTTCCACACGGACCAGTGCCTGCTGTACGGGACGCAGTTCGTGGGCGGGACCAAGCCCGGCGCCGGCGGCACCACCTGGAAGGGCGACAAGTCCGGCAAGGAGCTGCCGGTGTTCAACACCGTGGCCGACGCGGTGAAGGCCACCGGCGCCACCGCCAGCATGATCTTCGTCCCCCCGGCCGGGGCGGCGGCGGCCATCATCGAGGCCGCGGACGCCGGCATCCAGCTCATCGTCGCCATCACCGAGGGCATCCCGGTGCTCGACATGGCGAAGGCGAAGCGGTACCTGAAGACCAAGCCGGGGGTGCGGCTGGTCGGCCCGAACTGCCCGGGCGTCATCACCCCGGGCCAGTGCAAGATCGGGATCATGCCGGGGCACATTCACAAGCCGTGCGGCCCCGGCGAGAAGGGCATCGGGGTCATCAGCCGGTCCGGGACGCTGACCTACGAGGCGGTGTTCCAGCTCACTGCGCTGGGGCTCCCGCAGAGCACCTGCGTGGGCATCGGCGGCGACCCGGTGATCGGCACGAACCAGATCGAGCTGCTGGAGATGTTCGAGAAGGACGAGGGCACGTCGGCGATCCTGATGATCGGCGAGATCGGCGGCACCGCGGAGGAGGCGGCGGCGGCCTACGCGGCCAAGAACGTGACCAAGCCGCTGGCGGCGTTCATCGCCGGGCAGACCGCCCCGCCGGGCCGCCGGATGGGCCACGCGGGCGCGATCGTGAGCGGCGGCAGCGGCAAGGCCGAGGACAAGATCGCGGCGCTGGAGGCGGCCGGGTTCGTGGTCGCCCCGACGCCGGCCGATCTCGGCGCGGCCGTGCAACAGGCCATCGCCAAGAAGAAGTAA
- the sucC gene encoding ADP-forming succinate--CoA ligase subunit beta, translated as MKVHEYQAKELLAAAGANVPKHIVCKTPDEVAAAFDKLANGGGVMVKAQIHAGGRGAGQLVGYADKLGGVKFCASKEKARAVAETMLKHPLKTLQTGPDGQPIRTLIVQADAEPAQEFYVAVVFDRAIGQPILMASAAGGMDIEKVAHDTPELIFKVPFAPETGLEPAQAKETAAKLGLAGEQAAKAEQIMLALSKVYLAKDATLAEVNPLAVTKAGDVVVLDAKFDFDDNALFRHPDVAALRDESEENPAEIRAGKANLNFIQLDGTVACLVNGAGLAMATMDIINYHGKAHGVGPANFLDVGGGVTAAGAVEAFRIILSDPKVKGILVNVFGGIASCATIADALVKAGKEVGFKVPVVVRLEGNEVEKARGILTAAAAELPTLKAAPDLTSAAKLVVELSK; from the coding sequence ATGAAGGTTCACGAGTACCAGGCCAAGGAACTGCTCGCCGCCGCGGGCGCGAACGTCCCCAAGCACATCGTCTGCAAGACGCCCGACGAGGTGGCCGCGGCGTTCGACAAACTCGCCAACGGCGGCGGGGTCATGGTGAAGGCGCAGATCCACGCCGGCGGGCGCGGGGCCGGCCAGCTCGTCGGGTACGCGGACAAGCTGGGCGGGGTGAAGTTCTGCGCCAGCAAGGAGAAGGCCCGGGCCGTCGCCGAGACGATGCTCAAGCACCCGCTCAAGACGCTCCAGACGGGGCCGGACGGCCAGCCGATCCGCACCCTCATCGTGCAGGCCGACGCCGAGCCGGCGCAGGAGTTCTACGTCGCCGTGGTGTTCGACCGGGCCATCGGGCAGCCGATCCTGATGGCGTCCGCGGCCGGCGGGATGGACATCGAGAAGGTGGCGCACGACACCCCGGAGCTGATCTTCAAGGTGCCGTTCGCGCCGGAGACCGGGCTGGAGCCGGCGCAGGCCAAGGAGACGGCCGCCAAGCTCGGGCTCGCCGGGGAGCAGGCGGCCAAGGCCGAGCAGATCATGCTCGCGCTGTCCAAGGTGTACCTGGCGAAGGACGCGACCCTCGCGGAGGTGAACCCGCTCGCGGTCACCAAGGCCGGCGACGTGGTGGTGCTCGACGCCAAGTTCGACTTCGACGACAACGCCCTGTTCCGGCACCCCGACGTCGCCGCCCTGCGCGACGAGAGCGAGGAGAACCCGGCCGAGATCCGCGCCGGCAAAGCGAACCTGAACTTCATCCAGCTCGACGGGACCGTCGCGTGCCTGGTGAACGGGGCCGGGCTGGCGATGGCCACGATGGACATCATCAACTACCACGGGAAGGCGCACGGCGTCGGCCCGGCGAACTTCCTCGACGTGGGCGGCGGCGTGACCGCGGCCGGCGCCGTCGAGGCGTTCCGCATCATCCTCTCCGATCCGAAGGTGAAGGGCATTCTGGTGAACGTGTTCGGCGGCATCGCGAGCTGCGCGACCATCGCCGACGCGCTGGTGAAGGCCGGGAAGGAAGTGGGCTTCAAGGTGCCGGTGGTGGTCCGGCTCGAGGGCAACGAGGTCGAGAAGGCCCGCGGCATCCTGACCGCCGCCGCCGCCGAGTTGCCCACCCTGAAGGCCGCCCCGGACCTGACGAGCGCCGCGAAGCTGGTCGTCGAGCTGAGCAAGTGA
- a CDS encoding M20 family metallopeptidase, with protein sequence MLPLQDLLAELVRRPSVNPMGRTDIDPAVTHEARVTALIEHEFRNLGCPFRRQPVAPGRDNIVATYEPPAPAPFHVMFEAHQDTVPVDGMTVEPFGARVEGGRMYGRGACDVKAGAAVMLTAFARLVRERPAGSARVTLAFTVDEEHSGLGVQALVDAGPRPDYAIVAEPTRLDIVNAHKGVVRWTLETAGTAVHSSRPDLGVNAVYRMARLLRGVEEYAQQLQGLPPDPLLGPRTIAVGRVGGGVSPNTVPDFCRADVDRRLLPGETPEGAGAALEAFLKAFPGVDFPFALVRNSAGCLPLGPVLSGDLVKRFGATIDAVTGGHEVRGVPFGTDAATIAAAGVPAVIFGPGDIAQAHTKDEWIDLSQLEPAAEILFRFACGK encoded by the coding sequence ATGTTGCCACTCCAAGACCTACTCGCGGAACTGGTCCGCCGGCCGTCCGTCAACCCGATGGGCCGCACCGACATCGACCCCGCCGTGACCCACGAGGCGCGCGTGACGGCGCTGATCGAGCACGAGTTCCGCAACCTCGGGTGCCCGTTCCGGCGCCAGCCCGTCGCCCCGGGCCGCGACAACATCGTCGCGACGTACGAGCCGCCGGCCCCGGCCCCGTTCCACGTCATGTTCGAGGCCCACCAGGACACCGTCCCGGTGGACGGGATGACCGTCGAGCCGTTCGGCGCGCGGGTCGAGGGCGGGCGCATGTACGGCCGCGGGGCGTGCGACGTGAAGGCCGGGGCGGCGGTCATGCTGACGGCCTTCGCGCGGCTGGTGCGCGAGCGGCCCGCCGGCTCCGCGCGGGTCACGCTCGCGTTCACCGTGGACGAGGAGCACAGCGGCCTCGGGGTGCAGGCCCTGGTGGACGCCGGGCCGCGGCCCGATTACGCGATCGTGGCCGAGCCCACGCGGCTCGACATCGTCAACGCGCACAAGGGCGTCGTGCGGTGGACGCTCGAAACGGCCGGCACGGCGGTCCACAGCTCGCGCCCCGACCTGGGGGTGAACGCGGTGTACCGCATGGCCCGGCTGCTCCGCGGCGTCGAGGAGTACGCCCAGCAGCTCCAGGGCCTTCCGCCGGACCCGCTGCTGGGGCCGCGGACAATCGCCGTCGGGCGGGTCGGCGGCGGGGTGTCGCCCAACACCGTGCCCGACTTCTGCCGCGCCGACGTGGACCGCCGGCTGCTGCCGGGCGAGACCCCGGAGGGCGCCGGTGCGGCACTCGAAGCCTTCCTGAAGGCGTTCCCGGGTGTGGACTTCCCGTTCGCCCTCGTGCGCAACTCGGCGGGGTGCCTGCCGCTCGGCCCGGTGCTGTCCGGCGACCTCGTGAAGCGGTTCGGCGCAACCATCGACGCCGTGACCGGCGGGCACGAGGTGCGCGGCGTCCCGTTCGGCACCGACGCCGCGACCATCGCCGCCGCGGGCGTCCCGGCGGTCATCTTCGGCCCGGGCGACATCGCTCAGGCCCACACGAAGGACGAGTGGATCGATTTGAGCCAGTTGGAACCGGCCGCCGAGATCCTGTTCCGCTTCGCGTGCGGAAAATGA
- a CDS encoding SMI1/KNR4 family protein, which translates to MAKVNVAECWSQIEQWLAANVPAAVPMLPPGASAAAFARAEEVLGYALPQEVKEFLAIHDGSANLWLHDRGEFMSLDDILTAWDQEFDLWGDGSNDEWANPQGPIKKKWFTRKWLPILDARTGDHVCVDLDPPKGGKRGQLIAWYHDGGPTEVLALSFGALLAGFVAELAAGRYTPRLDQTGQPYLEYAADAEPGAAPAP; encoded by the coding sequence GTGGCAAAGGTGAACGTTGCCGAGTGCTGGTCGCAGATCGAACAGTGGCTGGCCGCGAACGTGCCGGCGGCCGTTCCGATGTTGCCGCCCGGCGCGTCCGCGGCGGCGTTCGCCCGAGCCGAGGAGGTTCTCGGTTACGCGCTCCCACAGGAGGTGAAGGAGTTCCTGGCGATCCACGACGGGAGCGCCAACCTGTGGCTGCACGACCGCGGCGAGTTCATGTCCCTGGACGACATCCTGACCGCCTGGGACCAGGAGTTCGACCTGTGGGGCGACGGCAGCAACGACGAGTGGGCCAACCCACAGGGGCCGATCAAGAAGAAGTGGTTCACACGCAAGTGGCTGCCGATCCTCGACGCCCGGACCGGTGACCACGTTTGCGTCGATCTGGACCCTCCCAAGGGCGGCAAGAGGGGGCAGCTTATCGCCTGGTATCACGACGGCGGTCCGACCGAGGTCCTCGCCCTAAGCTTCGGCGCACTGCTCGCCGGATTCGTGGCGGAGCTGGCGGCCGGGCGGTACACGCCCCGGCTCGATCAGACCGGGCAACCGTACCTGGAGTACGCCGCCGATGCCGAACCCGGCGCGGCGCCGGCCCCGTGA
- a CDS encoding secretin N-terminal domain-containing protein, protein MIAAVALLSLVGGIDPGPKTWPLQADVAKPVVVPLIRADAERVAARLRARFGVKVVADKASNTVFVWANAGHVERVRALLAGLDTPQYNYIVCLQSADPITTARVARAVSAVLAFLRDEPEVFLVPLERNRTIFFTATDAQATCVSWLVRQLDRR, encoded by the coding sequence ATGATAGCAGCCGTCGCTCTCCTGTCGCTGGTCGGCGGTATTGACCCCGGCCCAAAGACGTGGCCACTCCAAGCGGACGTGGCGAAGCCTGTCGTCGTCCCCCTCATTCGTGCCGACGCCGAGAGAGTTGCCGCACGGCTGCGCGCGCGGTTCGGGGTGAAAGTCGTCGCCGATAAGGCGTCGAACACCGTCTTCGTGTGGGCGAACGCCGGGCATGTCGAGAGAGTGAGGGCTCTCCTCGCGGGGCTCGACACGCCTCAGTACAACTACATCGTGTGCTTACAGAGCGCGGACCCGATCACGACGGCAAGGGTCGCGCGTGCGGTGTCGGCGGTTCTCGCATTTCTGCGCGACGAACCGGAGGTGTTCCTGGTCCCGTTGGAGCGAAACCGGACCATCTTCTTCACAGCAACTGACGCTCAGGCCACGTGCGTGAGCTGGTTGGTCCGGCAACTTGATCGCCGTTAA